Proteins co-encoded in one Arachis hypogaea cultivar Tifrunner chromosome 13, arahy.Tifrunner.gnm2.J5K5, whole genome shotgun sequence genomic window:
- the LOC140177775 gene encoding uncharacterized protein — protein sequence MSANDNSKNVITQVQLRGENYEEWARAVKVSLRARRKWGFLDGTHKKPQEGASEMEDWWTVQSMLVSWVMNTIEPRLRSTVSYAEDAKDLWEEIKERFSIVNGPRIQQLKAELAECKQQGLAMVE from the coding sequence ATGAGCGCTAACGACAATTCTAAAAACGTAATCACACAAGTGCAATTACGAGGAGAGAACTACGAAGAATGGGCTCGAGCTGTGAAGGTGTCGCTACGTGCTAGGAGAAAGTGGGGGTTTCTAGATGGAACTCACAAGAAGCCACAAGAAGGGGCATCTGAAATGGAGGACTGGTGGACGGTTCAATCCATGCTTGTCTCATGGGTGATGAATACGATTGAGCCACGGCTGCGCTCCACCGTCTCATACGCTGAAGATGCAAAGGATCTCTGGGAAGAAATCAAGGAGCGATTTTCCATCGTGAATGGTCCTAGAATTCAACAATTGAAAGCTGAACTTGCCGAGTGCAAACAACAAGGACTGGCTATGGTGGAATAA
- the LOC112783378 gene encoding receptor protein kinase TMK1-like: protein MMQSGIVAEKGVDEFMAEIAVVTIRHRNLVNLMGYCLDENERLFVYEYMPQGTLSRHLFHWENEGLKPLEWKTRLIIALDVARGVEYLHGLAQQTFIHRDLKPSNILLGDNMRAKVADVGLVRLAPQGKASFQTRIARTFGYLAPEYAATGRLTTKVDVYSFGVILMELITGRKALDESRPEENFHLVSWFRRMLLDKDSFRTIIDLTIEADEETLSSINTVAELAGHCCAREPHQRPDMSHVVNVLSPLIEVWKPTEPDVDEIYGINFNMTLPEALQRWKQFEGNSTLDFSSNSSPPQSGIAPSYRSLDARLS from the exons ATGATGCAATCAGGAATAGTGGCAGAGAaaggagtagatgagttcatggCTGAAATAGCAGTGGTCACGATTCGACACAGGAATTTGGTTAATCTCATGGGGTATTGCTTGGATGAAAATGAGAGACTTTTTGTTTATGAATACATGCCTCAAGGTACTCTTAGTAGACATCTATTCCATTGGGAAAATGAAGGGTTAAAACCACTTGAATGGAAGACAAGACTCATTATTGCTTTGGATGTTGCTAGAGGTGTTGAATATCTTCATGGTTTAGCCCAACAAACTTTTATCCATAGGGATCTCAAACCATCTAATATTTTGCTCGGTGATAATATGCGAGCTAAAGTTGCTGACGTTGGATTAGTTCGCCTTGCTCCGCAAGGAAAAGCCTCGTTTCAGACCAGAATTGCCAGAACTTTTGGATATCTAGCACCAGAGTATGCAG CCACTGGAAGACTTACAACAAAGGTTGATGTGTATAGTTTTGGGGTAATTCTGATGGAGCTCATAACTGGAAGGAAAGCACTTGATGAAAGTAGACCAGAAGAGAATTTCCACCTAGTTTCATGGTTTCGTCGAATGCTACTTGACAAAGATTCATTTCGAACCATCATCGACTTGACAATTGAAGCTGATGAGGAAACCTTGAGTAGCATCAACACTGTTGCAGAATTAGCAGGCCATTGCTGTGCAAGGGAGCCACACCAAAGGCCTGACATGAGCCATGTGGTGAACGTGCTTTCGCCTCTTATTGAGGTGTGGAAGCCTACAGAACCAGATGTTGATGAAATATATGGAATAAACTTTAACATGACATTGCCAGAAGCACTTCAAAGGTGGAAGCAATTTGAAGGAAATAGCACTCTTGATTTTTCTTCAAATAGTTCTCCTCCACAATCTGGAATTGCACCTTCATACAGATCTTTAGATGCACGTCTAAGTTAG